ACAACAAATATAACCAGAACAAACATCTCATTTATATCCTTACATTTCAGGTAACATCGGTGAAAAAGGTTGACTGATGGTTATTTGTCAGTTTTAGATATgacagctttatttttttttctgcttacaTCTGTTGTTTTTATGAATAGAATAAAGTTTTCTTTCATTCATTAAATAGGAATATTAGTTTTTCTGAATGTTTTCTGTTGCAGGAAGGAGGAGTGGATCAAACACGGGTCGTGTGCTGCTTGTGTTGAAGGATTCAACTCTCCTCTAAGATACTTTCAGATCTGCCTGAAGCTTCGACATCAGTTTGATATCTACAAGTGAGCATTAGGAGAGCACCCCCTTGTGACCATTGGAGATACTGCAGAAAGCATCGTTTGTTGTTTAAGTTACTTTTAGCTGAAAATGAAGAAGTTTAATGATATTAAGTTAAAATCTGAGCAAGTCGAGGTTTTTCTGCTTTGTGctacagactgctggaggatGCAGGCATCACTCCGTCCTGCGAGCGACTCTACAAGGTAAAAACGGTTCTGCAACGAACCCGTCTCAACCACTGCATCATTTCTATTTGTGTTCTCATGCCTTCACCACAGACTGCAGTTTGTTAATATGAGCCTGCAAAAAATGATTCAAAATTAACCTGACAATTGCATAGAAACAAAATCTAAGAACACTTTTTCCTAAATGCACACTTTGCTTTTAGAAATAGAAATTACAGTATTTTCTAGTGTTTAGGCTGACATTTTTAGATCCAGATTTTTCCTCTATTCTTTTGTTAaaatgcaagttttttttttattggagaCAAAAcatagaatcagttttattttaaatttttgaaaATGAAACGTTTTTTCTGGTTAATTGTCTGCAAACAGAAACCTTCAGACATTTAGAGATCTATAGATGTCTGCAGCTGATGATCATTGTTTTggtccctctctctctctctctctctggggGTTCAGGTTGCAGAGGTGCAGAAGGTCCTGCTGCCCCACATCGGAGAAAAACACGAGGTCCAATGTGTCCAAGATCAGAAGGTCGGGTCATCTAAAGCAGAACATTTATGAGAGGAAACCTGCTGGTGTGTCAAACATGAGCAGCAGTTTCCTCAGGAGCAGAGGAACATTCAGACGATCATAAAGCTGGTTCCTAAAAACTTTAGAAATGATTTAATCATCCAGAATCTGACCGGATGTAGCTGAGCTGCAGGATGTTTAGTGATGAATGAGAACCTGCAGCTTTATCTTGATCTCCatataaaaaaatcacaatttataagaaaagaataaaaacgtTTCACTTTTTTGAAATGAGGTAAATGTGCTGATCCGTCTTCTTACTGAGCATCAGAACCACTGCACAGACACATTTCCATGGATCTGCAGTAAAATGATGTCCAGCATGTTTCCTTCAGATCAGATTTCTCTCTCTGAGACTCATCCTTACCTGCTGGTTGGACCTAAATCCCAACCCAACCTCATAAATCCTGCTGCCAACCCGACCGAACTGCTGTTAATGAGCTCAGGCTGGCCCAGACCCGCAGGTTCTGCTCTGCAGCTCTGTTTGTGTTCTGGGTGGCACCAAGGAGGGCTGTGATGAGACCAGGCTGGTTAACATGGAGCAGAAATAGGAACATTTTaagtttttctgttattttttcatgcaatatttatggATCCAAAAGACAAGCTGTTAATATTTAGGAAGCGAGGACAGACACATGGTGTTGGTTAAATATTGGCGCCAGGATTTAATTTCCCAGAAAACAGTCAGAGTTTTGATGGAAAAAAGCATCAGTTTACATTCCCAAACAGGCTCCTCGTCTGGTGGATCGTTCATCTGACCATCCTGGCTTCCCTGAGGTTTGATCGGTCCTAGATCTGCTCCAGGAAGATGTTCCTGAAGTTTAGCCGAGCATTAGAACCCATGAGCTTTAGATGTCAGGAGGACCTTTGATTAATCAGGGATGATCTTCTCCAACTCAGAACATGGAGTCCATTGGAGTCGGGCCTTGGAGATGAAATCTGGTTTTCATGTGATGCTAACCCCTTATCCATAAGGAACCCAGAAGGAGCCCAGGAAGGAACACACCTGCATTAGTAGCCCGTAGAACCATCTGAAGCAACAGAACCTTTCTGCTGCAGAACAACTGTGCTAACTACAAACCCAGTGTGCAGCCCACTGACCGTGCAGATTCAGAATCAGAACTCTTGGATGACAGCTGATATCATGGAGAACCTAATTTGACTTTAAACTCCGAGGTTAAACACAAAAATTTCccctaacagaaccagaacctatTTAGTTTACAGTCAGGTTAAAAATTGACAGCAGCATCTCCAAAACAATCTAAAATCCATTCCAGAACCAGGACTAGATGGTACCTGAAAAGGTCCAAACCCTAGCTGAATCTTCctactttttctctttcttcagGACAGACAGGTGCTGTTCCAGGTGAAAGTCCGGCTGTCCCGTAACCTGACCATCGGCTGTGATCACCATGGAGACACCAATGTGGACCTTGCAGTTGGGCTGGGCCCTGGACAGGGACCCTCTACTGGGCACCCCTGCCCCCCAGATGTTCCCTTCTACTACTTCCCAATAAACCACCAGGAACCTTGGCGACCTTGCGGTTGATCCAAGATgttctgaaatgttctgcttctgttAACCTCCAACGCCCTGAATCTGTTCCGTCTTACTTTctgctgctttttctttttcagagttTGGACTCAGAAGCACTCAGATAAATGCATGAGTAAAGATTCCCATAGTAACCTTGGAGCAGAACTTTGGCGGACATTTAAAGGTTGTGTAACTGTACTGAGCCCTGATGATTAAACTGTGAAATATCCCCAGCGTCCAGTCCACTGTTTGTTCTGACAGAACTTCAAAAACATCTCCAGACTCCAGGCTCGTATTCCCAAAGAATCCTGAGACTAAAATTAGTTCCTAGTGATGTCATTCTAAGGAAAATCTGGTAATTTCTCAAaggtttttcttagaattttccctcggTCAGATAAAGGTTATTCATGAATCATCTGAGGttttcagagagctcctaacgtgaggagatgttcagagcagtga
This genomic window from Girardinichthys multiradiatus isolate DD_20200921_A chromosome 18, DD_fGirMul_XY1, whole genome shotgun sequence contains:
- the rnaset2l gene encoding ribonuclease T2-like isoform X2 translates to MITTSAEDQKKTEMSCTVLPLLVTLSPALFFLLLRDVSVTQGLWEDYKYGRHSSELLHQEHNCSWTCMLFTLQWPGGFCQSLYKETQCKIPQNISSWTIHGLWPLHAQWCCSCWPFFHSDVQELKEELTEYWPSLLKTKSSFHFWKEEWIKHGSCAACVEGFNSPLRYFQICLKLRHQFDIYKLLEDAGITPSCERLYKVAEVQKVLLPHIGEKHEVQCVQDQKDRQVLFQVKVRLSRNLTIGCDHHGDTNVDLAVGLGPGQGPSTGHPCPPDVPFYYFPINHQEPWRPCG